The proteins below come from a single Arthrobacter sp. zg-Y1171 genomic window:
- a CDS encoding anthranilate synthase component I: MQDLGAIRPTLEEFRALAADRRVIPVRLTVLADAHTPIGIYRKLTNGEAGTFLMESAASGGVWSRYSFIGARSRATLTTLDGKAHWLGEPPAGVPVDGSPVEALARTVELLATDRFAELPPFTSGMVGFVGWETVRHWEKLPNPPADDLDLPEIAMNLVSDMAIHDNSDGTVTLVANAINFDGSDERVDEAWHDAVARVRSMLGRLAAPTPQAVSVLAPGTVVDIAANVKESWPKPEYTRAVERGKQAIVDGEVFQVVISRRFEAECRAEALDVYRVLRTTNPSPYMYLFNFEDAHGNPFNVVGSSPEALVTVTGRDVITHPIAGSRPRGRTQELDRALAEELLEDEKERAEHLMLVDLARNDLSKVCRPGSIDVTQFMEVERFSHIMHLVSTVVGRLADASTAYDVLAATFPAGTLSGAPKPRALRLLDEVEPHRRGIYGGVVGYLDFAGDMDMAIAIRSALLRDGKAYVQAGGGIVNDSDLEAEAQETVNKAAAPLRAALLAGSLETVAAPPAGNDAGTPAGTIAQEADK, translated from the coding sequence ATGCAGGATCTAGGAGCCATCCGCCCCACCCTGGAAGAATTCCGGGCCCTGGCCGCCGACCGCCGGGTGATTCCCGTGCGCCTGACGGTCCTGGCGGACGCACACACCCCCATCGGCATCTACCGCAAGCTCACCAACGGCGAGGCCGGTACCTTCCTGATGGAATCGGCCGCGTCCGGCGGCGTCTGGTCCCGCTACTCCTTCATTGGCGCCCGGTCCCGCGCCACCCTGACCACGCTGGACGGCAAGGCGCACTGGCTCGGCGAACCGCCCGCCGGCGTCCCCGTGGACGGCAGCCCGGTCGAGGCCCTGGCCCGCACCGTGGAGCTGCTCGCCACCGACCGTTTCGCCGAGCTTCCCCCGTTTACCTCGGGCATGGTCGGCTTTGTCGGCTGGGAAACCGTACGGCACTGGGAGAAACTGCCCAACCCGCCGGCGGATGACCTGGACCTGCCCGAGATCGCGATGAACCTGGTCTCGGACATGGCCATCCACGACAACAGCGACGGCACCGTTACGCTGGTGGCCAACGCCATCAACTTCGACGGCTCCGACGAACGCGTTGACGAAGCGTGGCACGACGCCGTGGCCCGCGTCCGCTCGATGCTCGGCCGGCTCGCCGCACCCACCCCGCAGGCCGTTTCCGTGCTGGCGCCGGGAACCGTCGTCGATATCGCCGCCAACGTGAAGGAAAGCTGGCCCAAGCCCGAATACACCCGGGCGGTGGAGCGCGGCAAGCAGGCCATTGTGGACGGCGAAGTCTTCCAGGTGGTCATCTCGCGCCGCTTCGAGGCCGAATGCCGGGCCGAGGCGCTGGACGTCTACCGGGTGCTGCGCACCACCAACCCCAGCCCGTATATGTACCTGTTCAATTTCGAGGACGCGCACGGCAACCCGTTCAACGTGGTGGGCTCCTCCCCGGAAGCGCTCGTCACCGTGACCGGCCGGGATGTCATCACGCACCCGATTGCCGGCTCCCGGCCCCGCGGCAGGACTCAGGAACTGGACCGGGCCCTGGCCGAGGAACTGCTGGAAGACGAGAAGGAACGGGCCGAACACCTGATGCTGGTGGACCTGGCCCGCAACGACCTGTCCAAGGTCTGCCGCCCCGGCAGCATCGACGTCACCCAGTTCATGGAAGTGGAGCGGTTCAGCCACATCATGCACCTGGTCTCCACCGTCGTCGGCCGGCTCGCAGACGCGTCCACCGCCTATGACGTCCTCGCCGCGACGTTCCCGGCCGGAACACTGTCCGGCGCGCCGAAGCCCCGTGCCCTTCGCCTGCTGGATGAAGTGGAACCGCACCGCCGCGGCATTTACGGCGGCGTCGTTGGCTACCTCGACTTCGCCGGAGATATGGACATGGCCATCGCCATCCGCTCCGCGCTGCTGCGCGACGGCAAGGCGTACGTCCAGGCCGGCGGCGGCATAGTCAACGACTCGGACCTCGAAGCCGAAGCGCAGGAAACCGTCAACAAGGCGGCCGCTCCGCTGCGGGCCGCCCTCCTCGCCGGATCGCTGGAGACCGTTGCGGCACCTCCCGCCGGAAACGACGCCGGCACTCCCGCCGGAACCATCGCACAGGAAGCAGACAAGTGA
- a CDS encoding Trp biosynthesis-associated membrane protein, producing the protein MSTTTPRWQRKGIVIMVTVLLAALAFGTTTRTWLNVTLPAANVVTPDVAVSGSDAATAVTAFAVVGVAAALAAGIAGRIARWIIAVIIVVSGVGVAVATSAIIADPLQGAAGAIGKAIGVSSAEGTQVELTPMPYAALVIGILIALAGIWLALAGRHWTTSRRYAPTAEADGGAAPDADAAGAGTSPEVRHPKDAAAGPPVDEIDSWDRLTRGEDPTDPK; encoded by the coding sequence GTGAGCACCACCACCCCCCGCTGGCAGCGCAAGGGCATCGTCATCATGGTGACCGTCCTGCTGGCGGCACTGGCCTTCGGCACCACCACCCGCACCTGGCTGAACGTCACCCTGCCCGCCGCGAACGTCGTGACCCCCGACGTCGCCGTCTCGGGCAGCGATGCCGCCACCGCCGTCACCGCGTTTGCCGTGGTGGGCGTGGCCGCCGCCCTCGCGGCAGGAATCGCCGGGCGGATTGCCCGCTGGATCATCGCCGTCATCATCGTAGTTTCCGGCGTGGGAGTGGCCGTAGCCACCTCGGCGATCATCGCCGACCCCCTGCAGGGGGCGGCCGGTGCCATCGGCAAGGCCATCGGCGTCAGCTCCGCCGAGGGCACACAGGTGGAACTCACCCCCATGCCCTACGCCGCGCTGGTCATCGGCATCCTCATTGCCCTCGCAGGTATCTGGCTGGCCCTCGCGGGCCGGCACTGGACGACGTCGCGGCGTTACGCGCCCACGGCGGAAGCGGACGGCGGCGCGGCTCCGGATGCCGATGCAGCCGGCGCCGGAACCAGCCCGGAGGTACGTCACCCCAAGGACGCCGCGGCAGGCCCGCCCGTCGATGAAATCGACAGCTGGGACCGGCTCACGCGGGGCGAGGACCCGACCGACCCCAAGTAG
- a CDS encoding HGxxPAAW family protein, which translates to MSTSSTEQHLGAGQENEGESHASIHDETIGHGNTPAAWTCVLIMIIGAAVSSVAYIMASFVGFFAGIAVMLIGLLVGFIMRKAGYGVNGSKLKNSSH; encoded by the coding sequence ATGAGCACAAGCAGCACCGAACAGCACCTGGGAGCCGGCCAGGAAAACGAGGGCGAAAGCCACGCCAGCATCCACGATGAAACCATCGGGCACGGCAACACCCCCGCAGCCTGGACCTGCGTGCTGATTATGATCATCGGCGCCGCTGTGTCCTCCGTTGCCTACATCATGGCCAGCTTCGTCGGCTTCTTCGCCGGCATCGCCGTCATGCTGATCGGCCTGCTGGTCGGCTTCATCATGCGCAAGGCTGGCTACGGCGTCAACGGATCGAAGCTGAAGAACAGCAGCCACTGA
- the trpC gene encoding indole-3-glycerol phosphate synthase TrpC: MSVLDDIIAGVREDLSERRQSVSLEQVRGQALQAPAPLDAYAALGGNAQPRTELRVVAEVKRSSPSKGELADIADPASLAAAYERGGAAVISVLTEQRRFRGSLADLDAVRAAVGIPVLRKDFTVDEYQIWEARAHGADLILLIVAALEDAQLRRFLDLTHELGMNALVETHTAEEVDRALALGARIIGINVRNLKTLDVDRSVFASLAGSIPAGPVVIAESGVRDAADVEHYASSGANAVLVGEALVKHASPAETIGEFTAVGAKAIAARARHHGES, translated from the coding sequence GTGAGCGTTCTCGATGACATCATTGCCGGCGTTCGGGAAGACCTTTCCGAACGCCGGCAAAGTGTCTCGCTCGAACAGGTCCGCGGGCAGGCGCTGCAGGCACCGGCCCCGCTGGACGCCTACGCAGCACTGGGCGGCAACGCTCAACCGCGGACCGAACTGCGGGTCGTCGCCGAGGTCAAGCGCAGCAGCCCCTCCAAGGGCGAACTGGCGGACATCGCCGACCCCGCTTCCCTCGCCGCAGCCTATGAGCGCGGGGGAGCGGCCGTCATCAGCGTCCTCACCGAACAGCGCCGGTTCCGCGGATCCCTGGCGGACCTGGATGCGGTGCGCGCCGCCGTCGGCATCCCCGTGCTGCGCAAGGACTTCACCGTCGATGAGTACCAGATCTGGGAAGCCCGTGCCCACGGCGCGGACCTGATCCTGCTCATCGTGGCGGCGCTGGAGGACGCGCAGCTGCGCCGCTTCCTGGACCTCACGCACGAGCTGGGCATGAATGCCCTCGTCGAGACCCACACCGCCGAAGAAGTGGACCGGGCCCTGGCCCTGGGTGCACGGATCATCGGCATCAATGTGCGCAACCTGAAAACCCTGGACGTCGACCGTTCGGTGTTCGCCTCCCTGGCCGGCAGCATTCCCGCCGGTCCCGTGGTGATTGCCGAATCCGGCGTCCGTGACGCTGCCGACGTCGAGCACTACGCTTCCAGCGGAGCCAACGCCGTGCTGGTGGGCGAAGCCCTCGTGAAGCACGCGTCCCCGGCCGAAACCATCGGCGAGTTCACCGCCGTCGGCGCCAAGGCGATTGCCGCCCGCGCCCGGCACCACGGTGAAAGCTGA
- the trpB gene encoding tryptophan synthase subunit beta, which yields MIGKSEQAQAAAAAAETGTGSVTEAFLNGGVSSLRHAPGPYFGEYGGRWMPESLIAALDELEDTFEKAKADPEFTAQVADLNKNYSGRPSLLTEAKRFSEHAGGVRIFLKREDLNHTGSHKINNVLGQALLAKRMGKTRVIAETGAGQHGVASATAAALLGLECVVYMGAEDCRRQALNVARMELLGAKVIPVTNGSQTLKDAINEALRDWVANVDSTHYLLGTAAGAHPFPAMVRYFHEVIGEEARAQMLEQAGRLPDAVCACIGGGSNAIGIFHGFLDDPEVKIYGFEAGGDGVETGRHAATITLGRPGVLHGARSYLMQDDDGQTVESHSISAGLDYPGVGPEHAHLADIGRVSYEPITDAEAMDAFQLLCRTEGIIPAIESAHALAGAIKVGRRLAEEAGSDGNVSEKIVLVNLSGRGDKDVATAAEWFNLLDERSAEAEIGKEGEQL from the coding sequence ATGATCGGGAAGTCGGAACAGGCTCAGGCAGCCGCTGCTGCCGCAGAAACCGGAACCGGAAGCGTTACGGAGGCCTTCCTGAACGGGGGAGTCTCCTCCCTGCGGCACGCGCCCGGTCCGTACTTCGGCGAGTACGGCGGCCGTTGGATGCCCGAGTCCCTGATCGCGGCCCTGGACGAGCTGGAAGACACCTTCGAGAAGGCCAAGGCCGATCCCGAGTTCACCGCCCAGGTGGCGGACCTGAACAAGAACTACTCCGGCCGCCCGTCCCTGCTCACCGAGGCCAAACGCTTCTCGGAGCACGCCGGCGGAGTGCGGATCTTCCTCAAGCGCGAAGACCTCAACCACACCGGATCCCACAAGATCAACAACGTCCTGGGCCAGGCCCTGCTGGCCAAGCGGATGGGCAAGACCCGCGTCATCGCGGAAACCGGTGCCGGCCAGCACGGCGTGGCCAGCGCCACCGCCGCAGCACTGCTCGGCCTGGAGTGCGTGGTCTACATGGGCGCCGAGGACTGCCGCCGCCAGGCACTGAACGTGGCCCGGATGGAACTGCTCGGTGCGAAGGTCATCCCGGTGACCAACGGCTCCCAGACATTGAAGGACGCCATCAACGAGGCGCTGCGGGACTGGGTCGCGAACGTTGACAGCACCCATTACCTGCTGGGCACCGCCGCGGGGGCGCACCCCTTCCCGGCCATGGTCCGCTACTTCCACGAAGTCATCGGTGAAGAGGCCCGCGCACAGATGCTGGAGCAGGCCGGCCGGCTGCCGGACGCGGTGTGCGCCTGCATCGGCGGCGGTTCCAACGCCATCGGAATCTTCCACGGCTTCCTGGACGATCCCGAAGTGAAGATCTACGGCTTCGAGGCCGGCGGCGACGGCGTTGAAACCGGCCGCCACGCCGCCACCATCACCCTGGGCCGGCCCGGCGTGCTGCACGGCGCCCGTTCCTACCTCATGCAGGACGACGACGGCCAGACGGTCGAATCGCACTCCATCTCGGCCGGCCTGGACTACCCGGGCGTCGGACCCGAGCATGCCCACCTGGCCGACATCGGGCGGGTCAGCTACGAGCCGATCACCGATGCCGAAGCCATGGATGCCTTCCAGCTGCTCTGCCGCACCGAGGGCATCATCCCCGCGATCGAGTCCGCGCACGCCCTGGCCGGCGCCATCAAGGTGGGCCGGCGGCTCGCCGAGGAGGCCGGCTCCGACGGAAATGTTTCCGAGAAAATTGTCCTGGTGAACCTTTCCGGACGCGGGGACAAGGACGTGGCCACCGCCGCCGAATGGTTCAACCTGCTGGACGAGCGCTCAGCCGAAGCCGAAATCGGCAAAGAAGGGGAACAGCTTTGA
- the trpA gene encoding tryptophan synthase subunit alpha, translating into MQSKSAAAIDRAAAQGRAALIGYLPAGFPTVEATIAAGIALAENGADLIEIGIPYSDPVMDGHVIQAATTQALADGFRVAQVFDVVAGITAATDAAVLVMTYWNPVVRMGVDEFSRRLAEAGGAGLITPDLVPDEASEWLEASDKYGLDRVFLVAPSSTEARMKSTVAASRGFVYAVSIMGVTGARDSVSDAAQSVVSAARAAGAQRVCVGLGVSRAEHVREIGAYADGVIVGTALVAALRDGGTDAVAALTRDLSTGAPKASK; encoded by the coding sequence ATGCAGAGCAAGTCCGCGGCCGCGATTGACCGGGCCGCAGCCCAGGGGCGTGCCGCGCTTATCGGCTACCTGCCGGCCGGCTTCCCCACCGTGGAAGCCACCATCGCCGCAGGCATCGCCCTGGCGGAAAACGGTGCGGACCTGATCGAAATCGGCATTCCGTATTCCGATCCGGTGATGGACGGCCACGTCATCCAGGCCGCTACCACCCAGGCGCTGGCGGACGGTTTCCGCGTGGCGCAGGTGTTCGACGTCGTTGCCGGCATCACCGCAGCCACCGACGCCGCCGTGCTTGTGATGACCTACTGGAACCCGGTGGTCCGGATGGGTGTGGATGAGTTCTCCCGCCGCCTGGCCGAAGCCGGGGGAGCAGGGCTGATCACCCCTGACCTGGTCCCGGATGAAGCCTCCGAATGGCTCGAAGCGTCGGACAAGTACGGCCTGGACCGGGTGTTCCTGGTTGCCCCGTCCTCCACTGAAGCCCGGATGAAGAGCACGGTGGCCGCCAGCCGCGGCTTCGTCTACGCCGTCTCGATCATGGGCGTCACCGGTGCCCGCGACAGTGTCAGCGACGCCGCCCAGAGCGTGGTCAGCGCCGCCCGCGCCGCCGGCGCCCAGCGCGTCTGCGTAGGCCTGGGTGTCTCCCGCGCCGAACACGTGCGTGAAATCGGTGCCTATGCCGACGGCGTCATCGTGGGCACCGCCCTGGTGGCCGCCCTGCGCGACGGCGGCACGGACGCCGTCGCCGCCCTTACCCGTGACCTCAGTACCGGAGCCCCGAAGGCCAGCAAATGA
- the lgt gene encoding prolipoprotein diacylglyceryl transferase produces the protein MNPMSVYASIPSPPADFSSFSLGPLTIHAYALCILAGILLALWMTSVRWKRRGLPEDAVWDISIWAIPFGIIGGRLYHVVSSPDAYFGPDGDLSLIPQIWLGGLGIWGAVALGAVGAWIGCRRAGIKLSTFADVGAPGLLLAQAVGRWGNWFNQELFGSETDAPWGLEIDADNANFPDGAAPGTTFHPTFLYESLWNLAGVALLLLLDRRFRLRGGRLFWIYAAFYTAGRLWIELLRIDDAEMVTLLGVTQRLNVWTSLLILVASIAMFIYLTFKARKGGEGSLYLPGHEPAPQGGIPAADNEKETEARNAESASAERPVRANLAETKTEESLPHRSKDNGPSA, from the coding sequence ATGAACCCGATGTCCGTGTACGCCAGCATTCCCAGCCCGCCTGCCGATTTCAGCAGTTTCTCGCTGGGCCCGCTGACCATCCACGCGTACGCGCTGTGCATCCTGGCCGGCATCCTGCTCGCCCTGTGGATGACGTCCGTGCGCTGGAAACGGCGCGGACTGCCGGAAGACGCGGTCTGGGACATCTCGATCTGGGCCATCCCGTTCGGCATCATCGGCGGACGGCTGTACCACGTGGTCTCCTCACCGGACGCGTATTTCGGTCCGGACGGCGACCTGTCCCTCATTCCGCAGATCTGGCTGGGCGGACTGGGCATCTGGGGTGCGGTGGCACTGGGTGCCGTCGGTGCCTGGATCGGCTGCCGGCGTGCGGGCATCAAGCTCTCCACATTCGCCGACGTCGGTGCCCCCGGCCTGCTGCTGGCCCAGGCCGTGGGCCGCTGGGGCAATTGGTTCAACCAGGAACTCTTCGGCTCCGAAACGGACGCGCCCTGGGGCCTGGAAATCGACGCCGACAACGCCAACTTCCCCGACGGCGCCGCCCCCGGCACCACGTTCCACCCCACGTTCCTTTACGAGTCCCTCTGGAACCTGGCCGGCGTCGCCCTGCTCCTGCTGCTTGACCGCCGCTTCCGGCTCCGCGGCGGCCGCCTGTTCTGGATCTACGCGGCCTTCTACACCGCCGGACGGCTCTGGATCGAGCTCCTGCGCATTGACGACGCCGAAATGGTTACGCTGCTCGGCGTCACACAACGCCTCAATGTGTGGACCAGCCTGCTGATCCTTGTCGCCTCCATCGCGATGTTCATTTACCTGACTTTCAAGGCCCGCAAGGGCGGGGAGGGCTCGCTTTACCTGCCGGGCCACGAACCCGCACCTCAGGGCGGTATTCCCGCCGCGGATAACGAGAAAGAAACAGAAGCTAGGAATGCGGAATCGGCATCAGCCGAACGCCCCGTGCGTGCTAATCTCGCAGAGACAAAAACCGAGGAGTCCCTTCCTCACCGGTCCAAGGACAACGGACCTTCTGCCTGA